The following proteins come from a genomic window of Chaetodon auriga isolate fChaAug3 chromosome 16, fChaAug3.hap1, whole genome shotgun sequence:
- the LOC143333893 gene encoding uncharacterized protein LOC143333893 — protein MNRSQQALNMSGTSQTKIYDVRLMSSVNALSNRVLGSALLPEFIPPGKPTGERIAVEYLLAQSNRGDLLSAQSEIGAVLPEMLSEVQEDECPDVTIPQATDIQSSFQESTIESGASQSPVSSPFEESGPITSAPESRCDPEGIPGWEAVDALAGYLVSLNRTITALSNSEIAEILRLYSCLDPIDKSPTKYTLKSKRKTLPGPWRASRKRSGSAPGQQAAERLFMVHGQAAHRPDHNRICECVALRLYKEFREARNRPKDNRGKTFAIPQSIVMTYCHIKQLIEDCKEILDNSNLVLVTINNTTVSSWLQDRQKRTDRDSLLQGVQLPQQVQLAEESLLGAQDLPSEPVQHGHTVMEFQEPENREGEAVIRRRRCARTQVSTGHTDTGGEIFSARSNQGDDARSVEVALPASSDLAYCEQGQHPVPASHSRGWSPYQLPPTPESHSQGWSPYLPPSAPVSEHQGRSPYQPPPSPESPNQGWSSNLPPPAQASHLPGWTSYLPPSTPESHSQGWSPYLPPSAPVSEHQGRSPYQPPPPPEFPNQGWSSNLPPPAQASHSQGWASYQPPPMPPSHSQGGLLDQPPPGPTPQPQGGLPNQPAPAAITSHNRFREWRLQKAALEDQERERRGEPPKKRQVKESYHYYCKTCGKTKSKLTGHTQLRGKWYCPASGKTIAEWKSTL, from the exons ATGAACAGGTCTCAGCAAGCTCTGAATATGAGTGGCACGTCACAAACAAAGATCTATGATGTCCGTTTGATGTCAAGTGTCAACGCCCTCAGTAACAGAGTCCTGGGAAGTGCACTTCTGCCAGAGTTCATTCCCCCGGGGAAACCTACCG GTGAACGTATTGCAGTGGAGTATTTGCtggcacagtcaaacagagGAGATCTGCTGAGCGCACAGAGTGAAATTGGTGCCGTCCTGCCAGAGATGCTGAGTGAAGTTCAGGAGGATGAATGTCCTGATGTGACAATACCTCAGGCTACTGACATCCAGTCTTCCTTTCAG GAATCTACAATTGAAAGTGGTGCGTCTCAGAGTCCTGTCAGCTCCCCATTTGAGGAGAGTGGGCCTATCACTTCAGCTCCG GAAAGTCGGTGTGATCCTGAAGGAATTCCAGGATGGGAGGCAGTCGATGCCTTGGCAGGGTACCTTGTCAGCCTCAACCGCACGATAACAGCTCTGTCCAACTCTGAAATAGCGGAGATACTGAGACTGTACTCCTGCCTGGATCCCATTGACAAGTCCCCAACCAAATACACTCTGAAGAGCAAGAGGAAGACCTTGCCAGGGCCGTGGAGAGCTTCTCGGAAACGCAGTGGCTCTGCTCCAGGCCAGCAAGCAGCTGAGAG ATTGTTCATGGTTCATGGCCAGGCTGCCCACAGACCTGATCACAACAGGATCTGTGAGTGTGTTGCACTCAGACTCTATAAAGAGTTCAGGGAAGCAAGAAACAGGCCAAAAGACAACAGAGGGAAAACGTTTGCAATCCCTCAGTCAATTGTCATGACTTACTGTCATATCAAACAGCTGATTGAGGATTGCAAAGAAATCTTGGACAACAGCAACCTCGTACTAGTGACCATTAACAACACCACAGTGTCCTCCTG GCTGCAAGACCGGCAGAAGAGAACCGACCGTGACTCACTGCTTCAAGGGGTGCAGCTTCCTCAGCAGGTCCAATTGGCAGAAGAATCCCTCCTGGGTGCCCAGGACCTGCCATCTGAGCCTGTTCAGCATGGGCATACAGTAATGGAGTTCCAGGAACCTGAAAACCGTGAGGGTGAGGCAGTGATTCGTCGACGTCGCTGTGCCAGAACACAGGTTTCaactggacacacagacactggagGAGAAATATTTAGTGCAAGATCTAACCAGGGAGATGATGCCAGGTCTGTGGAGGTTGCTCTCCCTGCTTCGTCTGACCTTGCCTATTGTGAGCAGGGTCAACACCCAGTGCCAGCATCTCACTCTCGGGGCTGGTCCCCATACCAGCTGCCACCAACACCAGAGTCTCATTCTCAGGGCTGGTCCCCTTACCTGCCACCATCAGCTCCAGTGTCTGAACATCAGGGCCGGTCTCCATACCAGCCACCACCCTCGCCAGAGTCTCCAAATCAGGGCTGGTCCTCAAACCTGCCGCCACCAGCTCAAGCGTCTCACTTGCCGGGCTGGACCTCTTACCTACCACCATCTACTCCAGAGTCTCATTCTCAGGGCTGGTCCCCTTACCTGCCACCATCAGCTCCAGTGTCTGAACATCAGGGCCGGTCTCCATACCAGCCACCACCCCCGCCAGAGTTTCCAAATCAGGGCTGGTCCTCAAACCTGCCACCACCAGCTCAAGCATCTCACTCGCAGGGCTGGGCCTCCTACCAGCCTCCACCAATGCCACCGTCTCACTCTCAGGGTGGCCTTCTTGACCAACCACCACCAGGTCCAACACCTCAACCTCAGGGCGGGCTTCCTAACCAGCCAGCCCCAGCAGCAATAACTTCTCACAATAGGTTCCGGGAATGGAGATTGCAAAAGGCAGCCCTTGAGGATcaggagcgagagaggagaggtgagccACCAAAGAAGCGGCAAGTTAAAGAAAGCTACCACTATTATTGTAAAACCTGTGGTAAGACAAAGAGCAAGCTTACTGGCCATACACAGCTGCGAGGGAAATGGTACTGTCCAGCATCTGGAAAGACCATCGCAGAGTGGAAAAGCACATtgtaa